A stretch of Gymnodinialimonas phycosphaerae DNA encodes these proteins:
- a CDS encoding ABC transporter substrate-binding protein, whose product MRLLKPALLSAMLALPLATPAAFADTPPEILVVAQNIDDIVAIDPAQAYEFTSGELVTNTYDRLVQYDAEDTTVLAPGLATSWEIDAEAKTIVFTLRDGVTFHSGNPFRAEDVVGSFSRVVQLNLTPAFILTQLGWTPENVAEMVTADGNTVTVRYEGDFSPAFVMNVLASRPASIVDMETAMANAVDGDMGNAWLNANTAGTGPFSLNTFRAAELIRMDANPDYFNGAPAIEGVIIRHVAESATQQLLLEAGDVDIARNLTPDQIAGLEGELQVETFPQAAVHFLSFNQNVEALTPPAVWEAARYLVDYEGMTNSIIAGQMEIHQAFWPEGFPGALTDTPYSYDPERAAQILEDAGIELPITVTLDVINAAPFTDMAQSLQASFAEAGIEFEILPGTGSQVITRYRDRSHEAMLLYWGPDFMDPHSNAKAFAYNSDNRQETYTATTTWRNSWAVPEELNEMTTAALTESDPAVREEMYLELQRRVQAESPIVIMFQASYQVGMAENVAGYVNGATSDFVFYRLVDKS is encoded by the coding sequence ATGAGATTGCTGAAACCCGCCCTGCTATCGGCGATGCTGGCGCTGCCCCTAGCCACGCCCGCGGCCTTCGCGGACACGCCGCCCGAAATCCTCGTCGTGGCCCAGAACATCGATGACATCGTCGCGATCGACCCGGCGCAGGCCTATGAATTCACCTCCGGTGAATTGGTGACCAACACCTATGACCGCCTTGTGCAATACGACGCCGAAGACACCACGGTGCTGGCCCCCGGCCTCGCCACCTCGTGGGAGATTGACGCAGAGGCAAAAACCATCGTCTTCACCCTGCGTGACGGCGTGACCTTCCATTCCGGCAATCCGTTCCGGGCCGAGGATGTCGTGGGATCGTTTTCCCGCGTGGTGCAGTTGAACCTGACGCCAGCCTTCATCCTGACCCAACTGGGTTGGACCCCTGAGAACGTGGCCGAGATGGTGACGGCAGACGGCAATACCGTGACCGTGCGCTACGAGGGCGACTTCTCGCCTGCCTTCGTGATGAACGTCCTCGCCTCGAGACCCGCGTCCATCGTGGATATGGAAACCGCCATGGCCAACGCGGTCGACGGCGACATGGGCAACGCCTGGCTCAACGCCAACACGGCGGGTACCGGGCCGTTTTCTCTGAACACTTTCCGTGCGGCCGAACTGATCCGCATGGATGCCAACCCCGATTACTTCAATGGCGCCCCCGCCATCGAAGGCGTCATCATCCGCCACGTGGCAGAGTCGGCAACGCAGCAGTTGCTGCTAGAAGCCGGTGACGTTGACATCGCGCGTAACCTGACGCCGGATCAGATCGCCGGTCTTGAGGGCGAATTGCAGGTGGAAACCTTCCCGCAAGCCGCCGTTCATTTCCTATCGTTCAACCAGAACGTGGAGGCCCTGACACCCCCTGCCGTGTGGGAAGCCGCGCGGTATCTGGTGGATTACGAGGGCATGACCAACTCGATCATCGCGGGCCAGATGGAAATCCATCAGGCCTTCTGGCCAGAAGGTTTCCCGGGTGCGTTGACCGACACGCCCTATTCCTATGACCCTGAGCGTGCCGCGCAGATCCTGGAAGACGCAGGAATCGAACTGCCGATCACCGTCACGCTCGACGTGATCAACGCCGCCCCCTTTACGGACATGGCGCAATCGCTGCAGGCGTCTTTTGCGGAAGCGGGCATCGAGTTCGAAATCCTTCCCGGCACCGGATCTCAGGTGATCACCCGCTACCGTGATCGCAGCCATGAAGCGATGTTGCTGTATTGGGGCCCGGACTTCATGGACCCGCATTCCAACGCCAAAGCGTTCGCCTACAACTCCGACAACCGGCAGGAAACCTACACCGCCACGACCACATGGCGGAATTCCTGGGCGGTTCCGGAAGAGCTGAACGAAATGACGACGGCGGCCCTGACGGAATCCGACCCGGCCGTGCGCGAGGAGATGTATCTGGAGCTTCAGCGCCGGGTGCAGGCGGAATCGCCCATCGTGATCATGTTCCAGGCCTCCTACCAGGTCGGCATGGCCGAGAACGTCGCGGGTTACGTGAACGGGGCCACCTCCGATTTCGTGTTCTACCGGCTTGTCGACAAAAGCTGA
- a CDS encoding helix-turn-helix domain-containing protein, with protein MARPTSNNDPALGALIRKRRKQLNLTLQALCDDASLSVGYLSQVERGQATPSLGTLAQIAQGLSVGLEYFITTPKPADSLSRTGARPQFSIDGSSILYESVGADLPGAELSCYILHVPPGYASEVVHHEGEEIIFLLSGEITQTLGGQSFILQQGDSLHYFGSTPHSWSNETKTTTRILWTGTLSVLQRKGAVKLPELNPANTNG; from the coding sequence ATGGCGCGGCCAACGTCGAACAATGATCCGGCCCTCGGCGCCCTGATCCGCAAGCGGCGCAAGCAGTTGAACCTGACCTTGCAGGCGCTCTGCGATGACGCTTCGCTTTCGGTCGGCTACCTCAGCCAGGTGGAGCGTGGACAAGCCACGCCGTCGCTTGGCACGCTGGCGCAAATTGCGCAGGGGCTGTCTGTTGGCCTTGAGTATTTCATCACCACACCCAAACCTGCCGATAGTCTTTCACGAACGGGCGCGCGGCCCCAGTTTTCCATCGACGGCTCGTCCATCCTGTACGAATCTGTCGGCGCCGATCTTCCGGGGGCCGAGTTGTCGTGCTACATTCTGCACGTTCCGCCCGGCTATGCGTCCGAAGTCGTGCACCATGAAGGGGAAGAGATCATCTTCCTGCTCAGTGGTGAAATCACCCAGACCCTTGGCGGACAAAGCTTCATTCTTCAACAGGGGGACAGCCTGCATTATTTCGGCTCAACTCCCCACTCGTGGTCCAACGAGACCAAGACCACCACGCGCATCCTCTGGACCGGAACCCTGTCGGTTCTGCAACGCAAAGGTGCCGTAAAACTGCCCGAACTGAACCCGGCCAATACCAATGGCTGA
- a CDS encoding ABC transporter permease: MTFQDIRSDVIGGTALGIARFVIVVALTFLGLLALTFFIGRVVPIDPVLAVVGDRATPEQYEVARVAMGLERPLIVQFFSYVGDVLRFDLGMSTSTNRPVAEDLARVFPATLEMATLGILIGVGLGVPAGVLAAAWQGSWVDQVIRVFALLGYSVPAFWLGLVGLAVFYAWLGWVEGPGRVSIFYDGMTPVVTGLLTVDAVLDGDWAVFRSAWSHIILPATILGVFSLAYIARMTRSFMLDQLSQEYITTARVKGVPEWRVIWVHAFGSIRVPLITVIGLSYAGLLEGSVMIETVFSWPGIGNYLTTALFNADMNAVLGATLVIGAVFILINKVSDVLYRVLDPRSR; this comes from the coding sequence ATGACCTTTCAAGACATCAGATCCGACGTGATCGGCGGCACTGCCCTTGGGATTGCCCGGTTCGTGATCGTCGTGGCGCTGACGTTTCTCGGCCTTTTGGCGCTGACCTTTTTCATTGGTCGCGTGGTGCCGATTGATCCAGTCCTCGCGGTTGTTGGAGATCGTGCCACGCCCGAGCAATACGAGGTGGCGCGCGTCGCCATGGGCCTCGAGCGGCCGCTGATCGTACAATTCTTCAGCTACGTTGGCGATGTCTTGCGGTTCGATCTGGGCATGTCGACGTCTACCAACCGCCCTGTTGCCGAAGACCTTGCGCGGGTCTTCCCGGCCACGTTGGAAATGGCCACCTTGGGAATTCTCATCGGCGTGGGTCTGGGCGTGCCCGCAGGCGTACTGGCCGCCGCCTGGCAAGGCAGTTGGGTGGATCAGGTGATCCGCGTCTTCGCGCTTCTGGGCTATTCGGTTCCGGCGTTCTGGTTGGGGCTGGTGGGCCTTGCGGTGTTCTACGCATGGCTTGGCTGGGTCGAGGGGCCGGGCCGCGTCAGCATCTTCTACGATGGCATGACGCCCGTGGTGACGGGCCTTTTGACGGTGGACGCGGTACTGGATGGCGACTGGGCGGTCTTCCGAAGCGCGTGGTCCCACATCATTCTTCCTGCCACGATCCTGGGGGTGTTTTCACTTGCCTATATCGCCCGCATGACACGGTCGTTCATGCTGGACCAACTGAGTCAGGAGTACATCACCACCGCCCGCGTCAAGGGCGTGCCGGAGTGGCGGGTGATCTGGGTCCATGCCTTTGGCTCGATCCGGGTGCCGCTGATCACGGTGATCGGGCTCAGCTACGCAGGCCTGCTGGAAGGGTCCGTGATGATCGAAACGGTGTTCTCCTGGCCCGGCATCGGGAACTACCTGACCACGGCGCTGTTCAACGCCGACATGAACGCGGTCCTTGGCGCGACGCTTGTCATCGGGGCGGTCTTCATCCTGATCAACAAGGTGTCGGATGTCCTCTACCGCGTCCTCGATCCGAGGAGCCGATAA
- a CDS encoding ABC transporter permease → MRDWLLSDSPASRGQAAFGRAYRITLDLLRNPLAVAGALIIAGLILTAIFAGAIAPEGPGGQFLDRRLQPPSSEHWFGTDQLGRDIFARVVHGAQITLQIVALVAIISAPLGLLIGAISGYFGGWIDRTLMGITDVFLSMPKLVLALAFAAALGPGIENAIIAIAITTWPAYARIARAETLTLRNSEFVAAVRLLGASHTRIITRHVLPLCTSSMIIRVTLDMAGIILTAAGLGFLGLGAQPPEPEWGAMISGGRSFIYDQWWVSTFPGFAIILVSLGFCFLGDGLRDVLDPKSERKG, encoded by the coding sequence ATGCGCGACTGGCTTCTGAGCGATAGCCCCGCGTCGCGCGGCCAAGCGGCATTTGGGCGGGCGTATCGCATCACGCTTGATCTGCTGCGCAACCCGTTGGCGGTTGCGGGAGCCTTGATCATTGCGGGGCTGATCCTGACGGCGATCTTCGCCGGAGCGATCGCGCCAGAAGGGCCGGGCGGACAATTCCTTGACCGCCGCCTGCAACCGCCGTCGTCCGAGCATTGGTTCGGCACCGACCAATTGGGGCGCGACATCTTCGCCCGTGTGGTCCATGGCGCACAGATCACGTTGCAGATCGTCGCGCTGGTGGCGATCATTTCTGCCCCTTTGGGGCTGCTGATCGGGGCGATCTCGGGCTATTTCGGCGGCTGGATCGACCGGACACTGATGGGGATCACCGATGTCTTCCTTTCGATGCCAAAGCTGGTCCTTGCCCTGGCCTTCGCCGCCGCCCTGGGACCGGGGATCGAGAATGCAATTATCGCGATCGCCATCACCACGTGGCCAGCTTACGCGCGCATCGCGCGGGCTGAAACGCTGACCCTGCGCAATTCGGAATTCGTTGCCGCCGTGCGGCTTCTGGGGGCATCGCACACCCGCATCATCACCCGCCACGTGCTACCGCTGTGCACGTCGTCGATGATCATCCGCGTCACGCTCGACATGGCGGGGATCATCCTGACGGCAGCGGGCCTTGGCTTTCTCGGCCTCGGGGCACAACCGCCCGAACCTGAGTGGGGCGCGATGATTTCCGGCGGTCGCAGCTTCATCTACGATCAATGGTGGGTGTCGACCTTCCCCGGCTTTGCCATCATCCTTGTGTCACTTGGCTTCTGCTTCCTTGGCGACGGATTGCGCGACGTGTTGGACCCGAAATCGGAGCGCAAGGGATGA
- a CDS encoding ABC transporter ATP-binding protein codes for MSLLTVENLSVSFPTPKGRVNVVDGVSFEVGQERLGIVGESGSGKSMTGRAILRLIRPPGRVEGRMTFKGQDLGALSERQMRQVRGARISMIMQDPRYSLNPVMTVGAQIAEALRTHERLPRREVKARVRDMLEAVKINDPDRVARMYAHELSGGMGQRVMIAMMLIPRPRLLIADEPTSALDVSVQGDVLALINDLVGGSTINPDGMGLILISHDLPLVARYCDRILVMNSGRVVETCDAKDLHKATHPYTRGLLAAVPKMHELRDELPVMERTT; via the coding sequence ATGAGCCTTCTGACTGTCGAAAACCTTTCTGTCAGCTTCCCGACGCCGAAAGGGCGCGTGAACGTGGTGGACGGCGTCTCCTTCGAGGTGGGTCAAGAGCGGTTGGGCATTGTCGGGGAAAGCGGGTCGGGCAAATCGATGACCGGCCGCGCCATTCTGCGCCTAATCCGTCCGCCCGGTCGTGTCGAAGGGCGGATGACCTTCAAGGGCCAGGATCTTGGCGCCCTGTCCGAGCGGCAGATGCGCCAGGTGCGCGGTGCCAGGATCTCCATGATCATGCAGGACCCGCGCTATTCCCTGAACCCGGTGATGACCGTCGGCGCGCAGATCGCGGAAGCCCTGCGCACCCACGAACGCCTGCCCCGCCGCGAGGTGAAAGCACGCGTGCGCGACATGCTTGAGGCCGTCAAGATCAACGATCCCGACCGCGTGGCACGGATGTACGCGCACGAGTTGTCGGGCGGTATGGGGCAACGCGTGATGATCGCGATGATGCTGATCCCCCGCCCCCGCCTGCTGATCGCGGATGAGCCGACAAGCGCACTTGACGTCAGCGTACAGGGCGATGTGCTGGCCCTGATCAACGATCTTGTGGGGGGCAGCACCATCAACCCCGATGGCATGGGGTTGATCCTGATCAGCCACGACCTGCCCTTGGTAGCGCGGTATTGCGATCGGATTCTGGTCATGAACTCTGGCCGTGTGGTGGAGACGTGTGACGCGAAAGATCTTCACAAGGCGACGCATCCCTACACGCGCGGCCTGCTTGCCGCTGTTCCAAAAATGCACGAACTGCGTGATGAACTTCCGGTAATGGAGCGCACGACATGA
- a CDS encoding ABC transporter ATP-binding protein: MSASPPAISLENLDVSYDGTRVVQGVTFDVASGESFALVGESGSGKSTVLKALCGLAPEWTGDMSILGQPGAHRPTRKLARQCQMVFQDPYGSLHPRKTVDAVLSEALAIHGIGGQDAAVKQVLADVGLNARFRFRYPHQMSGGQRQRVAIARALMLEPQVMLLDEPTSALDVSVQAEILNLLKRLRAERGLTYLMVTHNLPVVSFMCDRMAVMNKGRIVEIAPASALHDGSFQDAYSQKLYAASGGTEHDR; encoded by the coding sequence ATGAGCGCTTCCCCCCCGGCGATCTCGCTGGAGAACCTCGATGTCTCCTATGACGGCACGCGCGTGGTGCAAGGCGTCACCTTCGATGTCGCAAGCGGCGAAAGTTTCGCGTTGGTGGGCGAAAGCGGATCAGGCAAGTCAACGGTCCTGAAGGCGCTGTGCGGTCTGGCACCGGAGTGGACAGGGGACATGAGCATCCTTGGTCAACCGGGAGCGCACCGCCCGACCCGCAAGCTCGCGCGGCAGTGTCAGATGGTATTCCAGGATCCCTATGGGTCCCTGCACCCGCGCAAGACCGTGGATGCGGTCTTGTCGGAGGCGCTTGCCATCCACGGCATCGGCGGTCAGGACGCAGCGGTCAAACAAGTACTTGCAGATGTTGGCCTCAACGCGCGTTTCCGCTTTCGTTACCCGCACCAGATGTCGGGCGGACAGCGCCAACGCGTCGCCATCGCCCGCGCCCTGATGCTGGAGCCGCAAGTCATGTTGCTGGACGAACCGACAAGCGCGCTGGATGTCAGCGTGCAGGCTGAAATCCTCAACCTGCTCAAACGCCTGAGGGCAGAGCGCGGATTGACCTACCTGATGGTCACGCACAATTTGCCTGTGGTTAGCTTCATGTGCGACCGAATGGCCGTGATGAACAAGGGTCGGATCGTGGAAATCGCCCCTGCATCCGCGCTGCACGACGGTAGTTTCCAGGATGCGTATTCCCAGAAGCTCTACGCCGCCAGCGGTGGCACTGAACACGACAGGTAA
- a CDS encoding GAF domain-containing protein has product MNQSDMVHKQFADILAAATTEAEVFNALHRLSDTLMPVRLWTVMTVDLDAGIARRAYSNMPKAYPPSGTKPITPNAWFDIIHGRRETFVANTLAEIAEVFPDYELIGSLGCGSVMNLPVFDGDSLLGTVNLLDAKGHFTAERVRAVQTTLADPSLAAMRAARAL; this is encoded by the coding sequence ATGAACCAATCCGATATGGTGCATAAGCAGTTTGCCGATATTCTCGCGGCCGCAACGACCGAGGCAGAGGTGTTCAATGCACTCCACCGCCTCAGCGATACGCTGATGCCGGTGCGACTTTGGACGGTGATGACCGTCGATCTGGACGCCGGCATCGCGCGGCGTGCTTATTCCAACATGCCAAAGGCCTATCCGCCGTCCGGCACCAAACCGATCACCCCCAACGCCTGGTTCGACATCATCCATGGCCGCCGTGAGACCTTCGTTGCGAACACGCTTGCAGAGATCGCGGAAGTGTTTCCCGACTACGAATTGATTGGATCCTTGGGCTGCGGATCCGTGATGAACCTTCCGGTGTTCGACGGCGACAGTTTGCTGGGGACCGTGAACCTTCTGGATGCCAAGGGCCATTTCACGGCTGAGCGTGTCCGCGCGGTTCAGACCACACTTGCGGACCCGTCCCTTGCTGCGATGCGCGCAGCCAGGGCGTTGTAG
- a CDS encoding SDR family oxidoreductase: MLTPIELIQRVIDGMAERGFGRIVNITSISVKMPVSGLDLSSGARAGLTAFLAGVARDYAARGVTINQLLPGYFLTERLQEGFAAQAARTGAGAADVAQSWTDQVPAQRLGDPDEFGTTCAYLCGVHASYITGQNILMDGGLYRSAF; encoded by the coding sequence ATGCTGACGCCTATTGAACTGATCCAGCGCGTCATCGACGGCATGGCCGAACGTGGCTTTGGCCGCATCGTCAACATTACCTCGATCTCCGTGAAAATGCCGGTGTCCGGCCTTGATCTGTCCAGCGGCGCGCGCGCGGGACTGACTGCGTTTCTCGCAGGCGTGGCGCGTGATTATGCGGCGCGCGGGGTCACCATTAACCAGCTTCTGCCGGGATACTTCCTGACCGAACGCTTGCAAGAGGGGTTTGCCGCCCAAGCCGCCAGGACCGGCGCCGGGGCCGCGGATGTGGCGCAAAGCTGGACCGATCAAGTCCCGGCCCAACGTTTGGGCGACCCAGATGAATTCGGTACGACCTGCGCCTATCTGTGTGGCGTCCATGCGTCCTATATCACGGGTCAGAACATCCTTATGGACGGCGGTCTGTATCGAAGCGCGTTCTAG
- a CDS encoding F0F1 ATP synthase subunit gamma has translation MAQTLETLARRSTSMRGIRSVVHTMKTLSVINSAPYEQAAKAIEIYHASVLEGFHAFLTHFGPLDLPSATGTPQILIVFGSDHGLCGNYNEALAAHVAEQTETDTVLCVGAQMADALADCGIAAKQTFFPAASVDGIGRLSNLLTRKLEAIRADAPPPHDISVSLAYVARDSAQGQRPVTTSLLPIDKELMAGLAEKPWVSRSLPAFAMPADDLFRALVRSHLFATVFRAIAEALLTENAARLALMQQAERSVDDRIEALGSEMRAVGQDEITTELLDVIIGFEALKKRKPAQDPEGHDVE, from the coding sequence ATGGCACAAACCCTTGAAACCCTTGCGCGTCGGTCGACCAGCATGCGGGGCATCCGCAGCGTCGTTCATACGATGAAGACGCTATCGGTGATCAACTCTGCCCCCTATGAGCAAGCCGCAAAGGCGATCGAGATCTACCATGCCTCCGTTCTGGAGGGCTTCCACGCCTTCCTGACCCACTTCGGCCCACTGGATCTGCCCTCCGCAACGGGCACGCCGCAGATCCTGATCGTTTTCGGATCGGATCACGGGTTGTGCGGCAACTATAACGAGGCGTTGGCAGCCCATGTGGCCGAGCAGACGGAGACCGACACTGTGCTTTGCGTGGGGGCACAGATGGCCGACGCCCTGGCCGATTGCGGAATCGCGGCAAAGCAAACATTTTTCCCGGCCGCTTCCGTGGACGGGATCGGGCGATTGTCGAACCTGTTGACCCGCAAGTTGGAGGCGATCCGCGCCGACGCCCCACCTCCGCACGACATCAGCGTATCGCTGGCTTACGTGGCCCGGGACAGCGCGCAGGGGCAGCGGCCCGTGACCACATCGCTGCTTCCCATCGACAAGGAACTGATGGCCGGTTTGGCCGAAAAACCATGGGTGTCGCGCAGCTTGCCCGCCTTCGCCATGCCCGCCGATGACCTGTTCCGTGCACTGGTGCGCAGCCACCTTTTCGCGACGGTGTTTCGCGCGATTGCCGAGGCATTGCTGACAGAAAACGCTGCGCGTCTGGCGCTGATGCAGCAGGCAGAGCGGTCGGTGGATGACCGGATCGAAGCGCTGGGGTCCGAGATGCGGGCCGTGGGTCAAGATGAAATCACGACTGAACTGCTAGACGTGATCATCGGGTTTGAGGCGCTGAAAAAGCGCAAGCCGGCACAAGACCCCGAGGGGCACGACGTGGAATGA
- a CDS encoding F0F1 ATP synthase subunit alpha, translated as MTDPARLIETLLATPAPSPRLSEIGRVAEVSDGIAIVTGLERALSDELLRFASGVHGIVLDLEPGRLGVVLLGPSDGVRVGESVTRSRKVVSTKVGAALLGRVVDALGNPQDGKGPIKSDTTRPVEAEAPEILDRLAITRPLATGIKAIDAAVPVGLGQRELIIGDRQTGKTSLAVDTILNQKATGVISIYCAIGQRGDAVAKVIGAIRKGDMMDRTIVMSAGDEDAAGLAYIAPYAAMTMAEHFAEQGRDVLVILDDLTHHARSYRELSLLLRRPPGREAFPGDIFYIHARLLERAGQFTPDAGGGSITVLPVVETQAENLAAYIPTNLISITDGQIYLSPRLVRKNQFPAVDLGVSVSRVGGKAQSKAFRAVAGNLRVTLSQFEELEDFARFGTRLDDATRARLTRGAAVRAALRQPERDPIPAIEQLTVLVAAMEGQFDGLTEAETVQVMGALRGLVARQLDRVAKGLADDAPLADADRVTMVALGAKARAKIRGDHGTNP; from the coding sequence ATGACTGACCCGGCGCGCCTCATTGAAACGCTTCTGGCAACGCCCGCGCCATCCCCGCGCCTGAGTGAGATCGGGCGCGTGGCGGAGGTGTCGGACGGCATTGCCATTGTCACTGGATTGGAGCGGGCCCTGTCCGACGAATTGCTGCGCTTTGCCAGTGGCGTGCACGGCATCGTGCTGGATCTGGAGCCGGGCCGCCTTGGCGTCGTCCTGCTTGGCCCCAGCGACGGGGTGCGCGTGGGCGAAAGCGTCACGCGGTCCCGCAAGGTGGTCAGCACCAAGGTGGGCGCGGCGCTTCTGGGACGTGTCGTTGACGCATTAGGCAACCCGCAAGATGGCAAGGGGCCGATCAAATCGGACACCACCCGCCCCGTCGAGGCGGAAGCCCCTGAAATCCTCGATCGCCTTGCCATCACCCGCCCCCTGGCGACCGGGATCAAGGCCATTGACGCCGCCGTGCCCGTTGGTCTTGGCCAACGAGAGTTGATCATCGGCGACCGGCAGACGGGCAAGACATCCCTCGCGGTCGATACCATCCTGAACCAGAAGGCCACGGGCGTGATCAGCATCTACTGCGCCATCGGCCAGCGCGGCGATGCCGTGGCCAAGGTGATCGGCGCGATCCGCAAGGGCGACATGATGGACCGGACGATCGTCATGTCGGCGGGTGATGAGGATGCCGCAGGCCTTGCCTACATCGCACCCTATGCCGCGATGACCATGGCCGAGCATTTCGCGGAGCAGGGGCGGGACGTGCTGGTGATCCTTGATGATCTGACCCACCACGCACGATCCTACCGCGAGTTGTCGCTTCTTCTGCGCCGCCCCCCGGGGCGCGAGGCGTTTCCCGGCGATATCTTCTACATCCATGCGCGGCTTCTGGAGCGGGCGGGACAATTCACGCCGGACGCTGGCGGCGGCTCGATCACGGTTCTTCCGGTGGTCGAGACGCAGGCGGAAAATCTTGCAGCGTATATCCCCACCAACCTGATCTCCATCACTGACGGGCAGATTTACCTGTCGCCGCGCCTGGTGCGAAAGAACCAGTTCCCGGCGGTGGATCTGGGCGTCTCCGTCAGCCGCGTGGGGGGCAAGGCGCAAAGCAAGGCGTTCCGCGCGGTCGCGGGCAACCTGCGTGTGACCCTCTCGCAATTCGAGGAGCTGGAGGACTTCGCCCGCTTCGGCACAAGACTGGACGATGCCACGCGCGCGCGCCTTACGCGCGGTGCTGCCGTGCGCGCCGCCCTGCGCCAGCCCGAGCGTGATCCGATCCCTGCAATCGAGCAGCTGACTGTTCTGGTGGCGGCCATGGAAGGCCAGTTCGACGGGTTGACCGAGGCCGAGACGGTGCAGGTCATGGGGGCTCTTCGCGGGTTGGTCGCACGTCAACTTGATCGGGTCGCCAAGGGGTTGGCCGACGACGCGCCGCTGGCCGACGCCGACCGTGTGACGATGGTCGCCCTTGGGGCAAAAGCGCGTGCCAAGATCAGGGGGGACCATGGCACAAACCCTTGA